A genome region from Mycolicibacterium litorale includes the following:
- the ctaD gene encoding aa3-type cytochrome oxidase subunit I encodes MVAEAPPIGELEARRPFPERLGPKGNLIYKVITTTDHKLIGIMYCIACFAFFLIGGLMALFMRTELAVPGLQFLSNEQYNQLFTMHGTVMLLFYATPIVFGFANLVLPLQIGAPDVAFPRLNALSFWLFLFGALIALAGFITPGGAADFGWTAYSPLTDAIHSPGAGGDLWIMGLAVGGLGTILGGVNMVTTVVCMRAPGMTMFRMPIFTWNILVTSILVLLAFPLLTAALFGLAADRHLGAHIYDPANGGVLLWQHLFWFFGHPEVYIIALPFFGIVSEIFPVFSRKPIFGYTTLIYATIAIAALSVAVWAHHMYATGAVLLPFFSFMTFLIAVPTGIKFFNWIGTMWKGQLTFETPMLFSVGFLLTFLLGGLSGVLLASPPLDFHVTDSYFVIAHFHYVLFGTIVFATYAGIYFWFPKMTGRLLDERLGKLHFWLTFIGFHTTFLVQHWVGDEGMPRRYADYLPSDGFTTLNIVSTIGAFILGISTLPFLWNIFRSWRYGEPVTVDDPWGYGNSLEWATSCPPPRHNFTELPRIRSERPAFELHYPHMVERMRAEAHVGRDHHADEPTPIDASS; translated from the coding sequence TTGGTAGCCGAAGCGCCCCCAATCGGAGAACTCGAGGCACGTCGTCCGTTCCCGGAGCGCCTCGGTCCCAAGGGCAACCTGATCTACAAGGTCATCACGACCACCGATCACAAGCTGATCGGCATCATGTACTGCATCGCCTGCTTCGCGTTCTTCCTGATCGGCGGGCTGATGGCGCTGTTCATGCGCACCGAGCTCGCGGTCCCCGGGCTGCAGTTCCTGTCCAACGAGCAGTACAACCAGCTGTTCACCATGCACGGCACGGTGATGCTGCTGTTCTACGCGACCCCGATCGTGTTCGGATTCGCCAACCTGGTGCTGCCGCTGCAGATCGGCGCCCCCGACGTGGCGTTCCCGCGACTCAACGCGTTGTCGTTCTGGCTGTTCCTGTTCGGCGCACTGATCGCCCTCGCCGGATTCATCACCCCGGGCGGCGCCGCCGACTTCGGCTGGACCGCCTACTCGCCGCTGACCGACGCCATCCACTCGCCCGGCGCCGGCGGTGACCTGTGGATCATGGGTCTGGCCGTCGGTGGTCTGGGCACCATCCTCGGTGGCGTCAACATGGTCACCACCGTGGTCTGCATGCGGGCCCCCGGCATGACGATGTTCCGGATGCCGATCTTCACCTGGAACATCCTGGTGACGTCGATCCTGGTGCTGCTGGCCTTCCCGCTGCTGACCGCGGCCCTGTTCGGCCTCGCCGCCGACCGCCACCTCGGCGCGCACATCTACGATCCGGCCAACGGCGGTGTGCTGCTGTGGCAGCACCTGTTCTGGTTCTTCGGGCACCCCGAGGTGTACATCATCGCGCTGCCGTTCTTCGGCATCGTCAGCGAGATCTTCCCGGTGTTCTCCCGCAAGCCGATCTTCGGGTACACCACGCTGATCTACGCGACCATCGCGATCGCGGCCCTGTCGGTCGCGGTGTGGGCGCACCACATGTACGCCACCGGCGCGGTGCTGCTGCCGTTCTTCTCGTTCATGACGTTCCTCATCGCGGTGCCGACCGGTATCAAGTTCTTCAACTGGATCGGCACGATGTGGAAAGGCCAGTTGACGTTCGAGACACCGATGCTGTTCTCGGTGGGCTTCCTGCTGACCTTCCTCCTCGGTGGCCTGTCGGGTGTGCTGCTGGCCAGCCCCCCGCTGGACTTCCACGTGACCGACAGCTACTTCGTCATCGCGCACTTCCACTACGTGCTGTTCGGCACCATCGTGTTCGCGACGTATGCCGGCATCTACTTCTGGTTCCCGAAGATGACGGGCCGCCTGCTCGACGAGCGCCTCGGCAAGCTGCACTTCTGGTTGACGTTCATCGGCTTTCACACCACCTTCCTGGTGCAGCACTGGGTCGGTGACGAGGGCATGCCGCGCCGTTACGCCGACTACCTGCCGTCGGACGGGTTCACCACGCTGAACATCGTCTCGACCATCGGCGCCTTCATCCTCGGCATCTCGACGCTGCCGTTCCTATGGAACATCTTCCGCAGCTGGCGCTACGGCGAGCCGGTCACGGTCGACGATCCGTGGGGTTACGGCAACTCGCTCGAGTGGGCCACCAGCTGCCCGCCGCCGCGGCACAACTTCACCGAGCTGCCCCGCATCCGGTCGGAGCGCCCGGCGTTCGAGCTGCACTATCCGCACATGGTCGAGCGGATGCGGGCCGAGGCCCACGTCGGCCGCGACCACCATGCGGACGAACCCACGCCGATCGACGCGTCCAGCTGA
- a CDS encoding ABC transporter substrate-binding protein, whose product MLIGRPRNRARTRAGTRAATTVSAVLVTALAAVLAGCGSTDGESASTPMTSVITSTTRIAGAGVLGNDRRPDESCAPEPAAVDAGPPQREVRHAAGETRVQADPQRIVVLSGDQLDALCALGLQSRIVAAALPDGQDQQPSYLGAVIHGVAAAGTRSAPDLDAIRAAAPDLILGSQALTPELFGALGQIAPTVFTGPPGADWQANLRTVGAATGRFGAAGGLLDGFADAARGTGADNDAAHFQASVVQLADDAVRVFGVDNFAGSVLAEVGVDRPASQRFTEEPFVEVATGGSPDYSIADADIVYVSFASPAARDRAAEVLDSDAWRALSAAQDGRVYIVNNEVWQSGQGIVAARGVLADLRWVNAPIN is encoded by the coding sequence GTGCTGATCGGCCGACCGCGGAACAGGGCTCGGACAAGGGCGGGAACACGGGCGGCGACGACCGTGTCGGCCGTACTCGTCACCGCACTCGCGGCGGTGCTGGCCGGATGCGGATCGACCGACGGGGAGTCCGCGTCCACACCCATGACGTCGGTGATCACCAGCACCACCCGCATCGCGGGCGCCGGTGTGCTGGGCAACGACCGCCGACCCGACGAGTCGTGCGCCCCCGAACCCGCCGCCGTCGATGCGGGCCCGCCGCAGCGGGAGGTCCGCCACGCCGCCGGGGAGACCCGGGTGCAGGCCGATCCGCAGCGCATCGTCGTGCTCTCCGGTGATCAACTCGACGCGCTGTGCGCCCTCGGCCTGCAGTCGCGCATCGTCGCCGCCGCGTTGCCCGACGGGCAGGATCAGCAGCCCTCCTACCTCGGTGCCGTCATTCACGGCGTCGCGGCGGCCGGAACGCGCTCAGCGCCGGACCTCGACGCGATACGGGCCGCGGCGCCCGACCTGATCCTCGGGTCGCAGGCCCTGACACCGGAGTTGTTCGGCGCGCTCGGGCAGATCGCGCCGACGGTGTTCACCGGTCCCCCGGGCGCCGACTGGCAGGCCAATCTCCGCACGGTCGGCGCGGCCACCGGCAGATTCGGCGCCGCGGGTGGACTGCTCGACGGTTTCGCCGACGCCGCCCGCGGCACCGGCGCGGACAACGACGCGGCCCACTTCCAGGCCTCGGTGGTGCAACTGGCCGATGACGCGGTCCGGGTCTTCGGGGTCGACAACTTCGCGGGCAGCGTGCTGGCGGAGGTGGGCGTCGACCGTCCGGCCTCCCAGCGTTTCACCGAGGAACCGTTCGTGGAGGTCGCCACCGGCGGTTCACCGGACTACTCGATCGCCGACGCCGACATCGTGTACGTGTCGTTCGCCTCGCCCGCTGCGCGCGACCGCGCGGCGGAGGTGCTCGACAGCGACGCCTGGCGGGCGTTGTCGGCCGCTCAGGACGGCCGCGTCTACATCGTGAACAACGAGGTGTGGCAATCCGGTCAGGGCATCGTGGCGGCCCGCGGCGTCCTGGCCGACCTGCGCTGGGTCAACGCACCGATCAACTAG